A stretch of the Oxyura jamaicensis isolate SHBP4307 breed ruddy duck chromosome 4, BPBGC_Ojam_1.0, whole genome shotgun sequence genome encodes the following:
- the ZC4H2 gene encoding zinc finger C4H2 domain-containing protein isoform X2, translating to MADEQEIMCKLESIKEIRNKTLQMEKIKARLKAEFEALESEERHLKEYKQEMDLLLQEKMAHVEELRLIHADINVMENTIKQSENDLNKLLESTRRLHEEYKPLKEHVDALRMTLGLQRLPDLCEEEEKLSLDYFEKQKAEWQTEPQEPPIPESLAAAAAAAQQLQVARKQDTRQTATFRQQPPPMKACLSCHQQIHRNAPICPLCKAKSRSRNPKKPKRKQDE from the exons ATGGCAGATGAGCAAGAAATTATGTGCAAACTCGAGAGCATCAAGGAGATCAG GAATAAGActttgcagatggaaaaaataaaggcacgactgaaagcagaatttgaagCACTGGAGTCTGAGGAGAGGCACCTGAAAGAATACAAACAGGAAatggacctgctgctgcaggagaagaTGGCCCATGTGGAGGAGCTGCGTCTGATCCATGCTGATATTAATGTG ATGGAGAACACTATCAAGCAATCTGAGAATGATCTCAACAAGCTCTTGGAATCTACTCGTCGCCTGCACGAGGAGTACAAACCCCTGAAGGAGCATGTAGATGCTTTGCGGATGACTCTGGGCTTGCAGAGGCTGCCAGATCTgtgtgaggaggaagagaaactgTCCCTTGA CTACTTcgaaaagcagaaagcagaatggCAGACAGAACCACAGGAGCCTCCCATTCCAGagtctctggctgcagctgcagcggCTGCCCAACAGCTGCAAGTGGCTAGGAAACAAGATACCAGACAGACAGCAACTTTCAGACAACAGCCACCTCCAATGAAG GCATGTTTATCGTGTCACCAACAAATTCATCGGAATGCACCCATATGTCCACTCTGCAAAGCAAAGAGCCGATCTCGGAATCCCAAAAAGCCCAAGAGGAAACAGGATGAATGA
- the ZC4H2 gene encoding zinc finger C4H2 domain-containing protein isoform X1, with product MADEQEIMCKLESIKEIRNKTLQMEKIKARLKAEFEALESEERHLKEYKQEMDLLLQEKMAHVEELRLIHADINVMENTIKQSENDLNKLLESTRRLHEEYKPLKEHVDALRMTLGLQRLPDLCEEEEKLSLESSYFEKQKAEWQTEPQEPPIPESLAAAAAAAQQLQVARKQDTRQTATFRQQPPPMKACLSCHQQIHRNAPICPLCKAKSRSRNPKKPKRKQDE from the exons ATGGCAGATGAGCAAGAAATTATGTGCAAACTCGAGAGCATCAAGGAGATCAG GAATAAGActttgcagatggaaaaaataaaggcacgactgaaagcagaatttgaagCACTGGAGTCTGAGGAGAGGCACCTGAAAGAATACAAACAGGAAatggacctgctgctgcaggagaagaTGGCCCATGTGGAGGAGCTGCGTCTGATCCATGCTGATATTAATGTG ATGGAGAACACTATCAAGCAATCTGAGAATGATCTCAACAAGCTCTTGGAATCTACTCGTCGCCTGCACGAGGAGTACAAACCCCTGAAGGAGCATGTAGATGCTTTGCGGATGACTCTGGGCTTGCAGAGGCTGCCAGATCTgtgtgaggaggaagagaaactgTCCCTTGA gtctAGCTACTTcgaaaagcagaaagcagaatggCAGACAGAACCACAGGAGCCTCCCATTCCAGagtctctggctgcagctgcagcggCTGCCCAACAGCTGCAAGTGGCTAGGAAACAAGATACCAGACAGACAGCAACTTTCAGACAACAGCCACCTCCAATGAAG GCATGTTTATCGTGTCACCAACAAATTCATCGGAATGCACCCATATGTCCACTCTGCAAAGCAAAGAGCCGATCTCGGAATCCCAAAAAGCCCAAGAGGAAACAGGATGAATGA